In Pseudomonas campi, the sequence ACCACCAGGGCTTCGGCGCCCTCACCAAAACGCAGCAGGATGGCACCGCGCCCCGGTGGCCCGGGAAGAGGATGGTCTTCCAGCTGCTGCGGCTGCCAGCGACTGAGCATGCCATTGCTGTGCTGGGCCAGGCGACCCAGGTTGCGATTGAGCTGCTGGTACCAGTAGGGGAAGGCGCCGAGTTCGGCGAGGTGCTCGACCTGATTGACGAAGCCGGAGCGCAGGCTGCCGCCATCCACTTCCTGCAGGGCGACCAGGTCGTAGTCAGCAAGCAGGGCACCGATCTTTTGCAGATTACCGGCCCGCCCCGGGTGCGGCAGCAGATGCTGCCAGCCACGGGTCAGGTAGTGGCGGTAACGCTCGGTACTGATACCGACCTGGATATTGAAACTGAGCAGGCGTAACAGCCCGCTGCATGGCAGGCCGGCAGAGTCCAGGCAACGACCGTTGACCTGCGGTTGGTGCAGACCGATCGAACGCCCGGAACTCCAGCGGCGCAGCATGATGAGTTACTCAGCGAGCGGCACGCTCTTTGTCGATAAGGTAATTGGCGACCTGCAGCAGCTGTTTCTCACCACCAGCAGAACGCACATCGAAACGGTATTTGCCGTTGACGATCAGCACCGGTACGCCCGTGATCTGATAGGCCTTGGCCAGTTGCTTGGCCTTGGCCATCTGGCCCTTCACGGCAAAGGAATTGTAGGTGTTGAGGAAGGAGTCGCGATCCACACCCTGCTCGACGAGGAAGTCGGCCATTTCTTCCGGATCCTTCAGTTCCTTGCCTTGCTTGTGGATGGCATCGAACACGGCCTTGTG encodes:
- a CDS encoding endonuclease/exonuclease/phosphatase family protein → MRRWSSGRSIGLHQPQVNGRCLDSAGLPCSGLLRLLSFNIQVGISTERYRHYLTRGWQHLLPHPGRAGNLQKIGALLADYDLVALQEVDGGSLRSGFVNQVEHLAELGAFPYWYQQLNRNLGRLAQHSNGMLSRWQPQQLEDHPLPGPPGRGAILLRFGEGAEALVVVVMHLALGARTRTRQLAYIRELIGGYRHQILMGDMNTHAADLLQHSPLRDLGLLAPQIEATFPSWRPQRCIDHILLSPGLAVERVAVLSQPISDHLPVAIDIRLPAGLTGAPPTTLKTLTTGSPP